The genome window CGCGGGACGAGGAAGCACTTGACCTCACCGTCCGCCTCGTCCCGGGCGAAGGTGGCCATCACGTCCGACTCGAAGGCCCCGCCGATCCAGCGCTTGGCTCCGTTGATCAGCCAGGACCCGTCCTGCTGGCGCCGCGCCGAGGTGGCCAGCCCGCCGGCCACATCCGAGCCGTGGTCCGGCTCGGTGAGGGCGAAGACACCGGTCAGGGAGTAGTCCACGATCTTCGGATCCAGCTGCGCCACCTGCTCCGCGGAGCCACCCAGCCGCACCGCGGTGCGGAACAGCCCGGCCTGCGCGTTGAAGTAGGTGCAGACGTTCAGGTCGGTCCGCGCGAGTTCGAAGTTCCGGAAGCCCGTGAGGATGTCCCGGATGGGCTCGCCGGCAGTCTTCAGTGCCGGCGGGTCCATCAGCTTCAGGTCACGCAGGGGCTGGCGGATCTCGTCCGGGAACGTCGCCGCATCCCAGTGCTCATTGAGGTACGGCTTGACCTGCTCGTCGAGGACGGTGACCAGTTCCGACAGCACGGACCGCTCGGCCTCGGTGAGGCGCTCGGCGAAGCCATATAGGTCAGACGGGGTCACAGTCCCGGTCACGGGTTCACGCATCCTGGGCCCCGGCGGTGGAGGCGGAGCCTGCGGTGGAGCCCAGGCCGAGCAGCCGAACGGCGTTGTCCTTGAGGATCAGCGGCCGGACCTCGTCCTTCAGGGGCAGGTCCGCGAAGGCCCGCATCCACTTCTCCGCCGTGATGAGCGGGAAGTCGGTACCGAACAGCACCTTGCGGGACAGCACGTTGTTGGACTGGCGTACGAGCGACTCCGGGAAGTACTTCGGCGACCAGCCCGAGAGGTCGATGTACACGTTCGCCTTGTGGGTGGCGATCGAGTTCGCCTCGTCCTGCCACGGCACCGAGGGGTGGGCCATGATGATCGGCAGGTTCGGGTGGTCCGCCGCCACCTCGTCCAGCAACAGCGGATTCGAGAACTTGAGCTTGATGCCGCGGCCTCCCGGCAGCCCGGCACCCATGCCGTTCTGGCCGGTGTGGAAGATGCACGGCAGCCCGATCTGCTCGAGCTCGGACCACAGGGGGCGGAACTGCTCGTCCGAGGGGTCGAAGCCCTGGACGGAGGGGTGGAACTTGAAGCCGCGCACCCCCAGCACATCGGCCTGGCGGCGGGCCTCGATCAGCGCCGCAGGACCCTTCCGGGGGTCCACGGAGCCGAACGGGATCAGCACGTCGTTGTTCCGGGCGCAGCCGGCCACCAGGTCGTCGATGGAGTTCGGCGCGTGGTCCATCTGGGTGCTGGCATCCACGGTGAAGACCACCGCAGCCATCTTCTGTTCGCGGTAGATCTCACCGATCCGGTCGATCGAGGGGGTGCGCTCCTCGGCCTTGAAGTACTTCGAGGAGGCTTCCATGACGTCCTCCGGCATGGACACGTGCCCGCAGTCGTCCACTTCCAGGTGCACGTGCATGTCGATGGCGGTCACCGCCTCGACGTCCACCCGGCACTCGAAGCGGATGGGATTCCCGCCACTCCCGGTGTTCTCGGCGTTGGCGCTCATGCCGGCGTTCACTTCGCGGTCTCGGGCTGCAGCTCGGCCGGCAGCTCCGGCATCTTCTCACCCACGGACTGCAAGTTGGACTCGAGGAGCGCCTTGCCCTCGGCGAGCATGGTCCCGTAGTCCCAACCGCCATCGTGGAACTCGGTGGCCACGGGCTCCGGGTGGGACCAGACCTGCAGTCGGTCGCCGCCGACGCCGATGGCCTGGCCGGTGATTCCGGCGGCCTCCTCCGAGGACAGGAAGGCGATGACGCCGGCCACGTCCTGGGCCGGCCCGAAGCCGAGCTCCTTGCGGAAGAACTCCGGCATGGCCTCGCCGCGCTCGTCCGCCTCGACGGCCGCCTTGAAGAACGGGATGGTCTTGGTCATGGCGGTGGCGGCCACCGGGATGACGGCGTTGACGGAGACGCCGGCCTTCTTCATCTCCATCGCCCAGGTGCGGACCATGCCCACGATCCCGGCCTTGGCGGCGGCGTAGTTGGTCTGTCCGAAGTTGCCGCGCTGGCCGGTCGGGGAGCCGATCGTGACGATGCGGCCGGCGACGCCGTTCTCCTTGAAGTAGGCGTAGGCGGAGCGGACACACGTGAAGGTGCCCTTGACGTGCACGTTGATGACCAGGTCGAAGTCCTCGTCAGTCATCTTCAGCAGGGACTTGTCCC of Citricoccus sp. K5 contains these proteins:
- a CDS encoding acyl-CoA dehydrogenase family protein gives rise to the protein MREPVTGTVTPSDLYGFAERLTEAERSVLSELVTVLDEQVKPYLNEHWDAATFPDEIRQPLRDLKLMDPPALKTAGEPIRDILTGFRNFELARTDLNVCTYFNAQAGLFRTAVRLGGSAEQVAQLDPKIVDYSLTGVFALTEPDHGSDVAGGLATSARRQQDGSWLINGAKRWIGGAFESDVMATFARDEADGEVKCFLVPREAEGVTLELIRNKASLRIMQNAHITYTDVRVEEVDRLQGINSFKDVSRCLRSMRSDVAWMATGAQAGAFEAALRYVRSREQFGRPIAGFQLIQEKLATMLGNLTASLGMVVQLTEQQAAGTYKDENSALAKMFTALRLRETVALAREVCGGNGITLDTDVARFHADAEAVYSYEGTHEVNALIVGRAITGVGAFV
- a CDS encoding amidohydrolase family protein, coding for MHVHLEVDDCGHVSMPEDVMEASSKYFKAEERTPSIDRIGEIYREQKMAAVVFTVDASTQMDHAPNSIDDLVAGCARNNDVLIPFGSVDPRKGPAALIEARRQADVLGVRGFKFHPSVQGFDPSDEQFRPLWSELEQIGLPCIFHTGQNGMGAGLPGGRGIKLKFSNPLLLDEVAADHPNLPIIMAHPSVPWQDEANSIATHKANVYIDLSGWSPKYFPESLVRQSNNVLSRKVLFGTDFPLITAEKWMRAFADLPLKDEVRPLILKDNAVRLLGLGSTAGSASTAGAQDA
- a CDS encoding SDR family NAD(P)-dependent oxidoreductase, which gives rise to MSLNGKVAIVTGSGAGLGLAYAQELARQGASVIINDVNQEIADSAVASITEAGGKAAAVVAPVGSSETADLLVKTAVDTFGGLDILVTNAGILRDKSLLKMTDEDFDLVINVHVKGTFTCVRSAYAYFKENGVAGRIVTIGSPTGQRGNFGQTNYAAAKAGIVGMVRTWAMEMKKAGVSVNAVIPVAATAMTKTIPFFKAAVEADERGEAMPEFFRKELGFGPAQDVAGVIAFLSSEEAAGITGQAIGVGGDRLQVWSHPEPVATEFHDGGWDYGTMLAEGKALLESNLQSVGEKMPELPAELQPETAK